The Meiothermus ruber DSM 1279 genome includes the window TACAACCGTCAAAACCAGTTGTAAAAGCCGGGATATTCTTCCCTTCGCAAACCCCGGCCCGAAGGTCAGTATAGGTGCATGTTCGGTATTCGCGACCGGGAACTCGGGGCGCTGGTTGCTTTGATGTTCACGCCGTTTGGTCTGCAGCTCCTGGGATGGGCCGGCACGCCGCTGGGTGGGGGGCCCTGTGGGGCCATCAGCCCGAATCGGTGGCTGCTCGAGCAACCCCAAGCCTTCTTTTATGCGCAAATTATGCTGTGGGGCCTGGCATTACTTATGGCTACTGGGTTTTTCATTCTGATGCTGGGCTTTATGCACAATGGCATGGTTCCCAAAGCACAGGCCCGTCCGTTTGTCTGGGCAGGGCAAACCATCAGCAGCCTCACCGCCCTCATCTACCTGCTCACCCGCACCACCGGGCTGCCCACACCAAGCCCCCTCGGCTGGCTGCTCTCCGGAGCTGAACCCATGGACGCGCTCGGGGTGATAATTCTGCTGGTGCTGATAGCCCACAGCGTCTGGGCCCTCAACTGGCAAAAACACGCCCACGCCCACCCTGCATCGTAGCCCATCCAACCCACATTTCGCATCGGCAACTATCTATGCTAGGATATTTTGCCGTGAGCACGATTTCTGGAGGCCGCTGGGTTGCCGAAATTTATGGCTGCAACCTGGAAGTGCTTGAAAACCCCAAGCTGGTTGAACTGGCCTTGCGCGACGCAGTGTTCAAGCTGGGCGCTCCTCCCGGAAGCGTACAAGCCACGGTCTACAAGTTCTACCCGCAGGGGCTTTCCGCCGCGGTGCTTTCGCCTGTGGCCGCGGTGATGATGCACACCTGGCCCGAGGACAAGGCCTCGGCCGCGCTCGATCTTTACTTCTACAAACACGACGTAGACCCCGAATCGGTGCTGCGCGGGCTGGCCCGGGCCTTCGGTGCCCAGGAGGAATCGGCCTTCCGCTTCTGGCGCGGCAACGAGCACGAGATCAAACGCCGCGCCCAGGCTGCACATGCCAGCGACCCATCTTAACGCGTCCTGGCCCCGACAGCCTGCAACCCACCACTGGAGGAATCGCCATGCAATACGGAATGTACTTTCTTGAGCAGGTCACACCCTATGAGGCCCTCTACCGCCGCATGAACAAGGTGCTGGCGGCGGGGCGCACCAAGTTTCAGGACTATTTCATCTTCCAGACCGGCGCTTTTGGCAAGGTGCTGGTGCTGGACAAGGACGTGCAGTCAACCGAGCGAGATGAGTACATCTACCACGAAACCCTGGTGCACCCGGCCATGCTGGCCCATCCCAGCCCCCGCACGGTGTTTATCGTGGGAGGCGGTGAGGGGGCCACGCTGCGTGAGGTCTTACGTCATCCCAGCGTGGAAAAAGCCGTGATGTGCGACATCGACGGGGAGCTGGTCGAGATGGCCCGTACCCTGCTGCCGGAGTGGCACCAGG containing:
- a CDS encoding S-adenosylmethionine decarboxylase family protein; the protein is MSTISGGRWVAEIYGCNLEVLENPKLVELALRDAVFKLGAPPGSVQATVYKFYPQGLSAAVLSPVAAVMMHTWPEDKASAALDLYFYKHDVDPESVLRGLARAFGAQEESAFRFWRGNEHEIKRRAQAAHASDPS